The following are encoded together in the Diabrotica undecimpunctata isolate CICGRU chromosome 7, icDiaUnde3, whole genome shotgun sequence genome:
- the LOC140445314 gene encoding dnaJ homolog subfamily A member 2-like, whose translation MADNTLYDILGVPRNAVPNEIKKQYRKLAKEFHPDKNPAAGDKFKEISYAYEVLSDPKKRSLYDRVGLKGMQEGAHDGFGGDDLLSHLFGGGLFGGFGGGGPRRRLRGEDTVHPLKVSLEDMYNGKTSKLQLSKNVICNTCSGKGSKSGNTEKCNTCNGCGLKVTYRQVVPGMAQQTQTRCPDCHGEGEIIKEKDRCTSCKGKKVCNETKILEVHVDKGMKENQKIFFRGEGDQQPDVEPGDVVIILQQKPHERFQRNGDDLHVKHSISLTEALCGFSFVIHHLDGRDILVKQPPGEVIKPGGVKCVRGEGMPHYKNPFEKGNMYISFDVKFPENHFTSENNLKALETLLPPRSLFTMPIGEHVEEVDLQEVDPTDKGHSSRGEAYASDDEEQTHGPGLQCAHQ comes from the exons ATGGCAGACAACACACTTTATGATATTTTAGGTGTGCCCAGAAATGCAGTACCTAATGAAATTAAAAAG CAATATAGGAAGCTAGCGAAAGAATTTCATCCTGACAAAAATCCAGCTGCCGGCGACAAATTTAAAGAAATAAGCTATGCATATGAAGTCTTGTCAGATCCAAAAAAGAGGTCCCTGTATGACAGAGTGGGTCTTAAAGGTATGCAAGAGGGTGCTCACGATGGATTTGGTGGAGATGATTTACTTTCACACTTATTCGGCGGTGGTTTATTTGGAGGCTTTGGTGGGGGAGGACCGCGAAGGAGGCTTAGAGGTGAAGACACAGTGCATCCTTTAAAAGTATCTCTGGAAGACATGTATAATGGAAAAACATCAAAACTACAATTAAGTAAGAATGTGATCTGTAATACTTGCAGCGGAAAAGGTAGTAAAAGCGGAAACACTGAGAAGTGTAACACTTGTAATGGTTGTGGATTAAAAGTAACATATAGACAAGTTGTTCCAGGAATGGCACAACAAACCCAAACACGTTGTCCAGACTGTCATGGTGAGGGTGAAATAATCAAGGAAAAAGATAGATGCACTAGTTGCAAGGGCAAAAAAGTATGTAATGAGACTAAAATACTAGAAGTTCATGTTGATAAGGGCATGAAAGAAAaccaaaaaatcttcttcagagGTGAAGGTGACCAACAGCCAGATGTAGAACCTGGAGATGTAGTGATTATTTTACAGCAGAAACCCCATGAAAGATTCCAAAGAAATGGTGATGATCTACATGTTAAACATAGTATTTCCTTAACAGAAGCACTTTGTGGCTTTTCCTTTGTAATTCATCATCTAGATGGAAGAGATATTCTTGTAAAACAACCTCCAGGAGAAGTTATTAAACCAGGTGGTGTAAAGTGTGTAAGAGGTGAAGGTATGCCCCATTACAAAAACCCATTTGAAAAAGGTAACATGTATATATCATTTGATGTTAAGTTTCCTGAAAATCATTTCACTAGTGAGAATAATCTAAAAGCATTAGAAACTCTTTTACCCCCTAGATCTTTATTCACAATGCCTATAGGAGAACATGTAGAAGAAGTCGATTTACAAGAAGTGGATCCAACAGATAAAGGTCATTCCTCTCGAGGTGAAGCTTACGCAAGTGATGATGAAGAACAAACACATGGGCCAGGTTTACAATGTGCACATCAATAG